The Christensenella timonensis DNA segment CGCGCGCCAACCGGCTGCATATCGCGTTTTTCGGCAAGACGAACGCGGGAAAATCAAGCGTGATCAACGCGATCACCGGGCAGGATATCGCCTTGGTATCGAACGTCGCTGGTACGACGACAGACCCGGTCTACAAGGCGATGGAGCTTTTGCCTGTGGGGCCTGTCGTGTTCATTGACACGGCGGGGCTTGACGACCGGACAGAGCTGGGGCGGGCGCGCATCAAAAAAACGGATGAAGTGACCGATAAAACGGATGTCGCAGTATTTGTGATCCGCTGCGGGGACACAGACCTTGGCGTAGAACGCGAATATATGCGGAAGCTGGAAGAAAAAAAGACCCCGGTACTTGTGGCTTACAATATGTTTGAAGAAAACGGGGCGCAGGCAGCGGCGCCGGTCGGCGAAAAGTCGGTCGTTGTCAATGCAAAGACGGGCGAAGGGATCGACCGATTGAAACAGCTGATCATCGACAATGCACAGGAATCGGAGCAGCCGACGATCACCGGGGACTTGGCAGGCGAAGGGGACGTGGTCATATTGGTCATGCCGCAGGATATCCAGGCGCCCAAAGGCAGGCTGATTTTACCGCAGGTGCAGGTTACGCGGGATTTGCTGGACAACGGATGCAGGGTGGTTTCGATCAAGACGGAGGATCTTGAATCCATGTTGGGAGAGCTTAAACATCCGCCCAAGCTGGTGATCACGGATTCGCAGGTGTTCGGATATGTAAACGAACATTTGGACAAGGAGATCCCGCTGACTTCCTTTTCCATGCTGATGGCAAAAAGCAAGGGGGATATCGGGGAATTTGTCAAAGGAGCGCGGGCGATCGCACGTTTAAAGCCAGGCGACCGTGTGTTGATCGCGGAGTCGTGTACGCACCATGCCCAGAAAGGTGATATCGCACGTGAGAAGCTGCCAAAATGGCTCAATGATTATGCAGGCGGAGGGCTGGTGATCGAAAACACGGCCGGGCATGGCTTTTTGGATGATCTCTCCAAATATAAGCTGGTCGTCCACTGCGGCGGATGTATGGTCAACCGCAAAAATATGCTCTCCAGGATCGAGCAGGCAAAAAAAGCAGGAGTCCCGATTACAAATTTTGGCGTGGCTATCGCTTTTTTAAATTCGATGCTGGATCGCGTGATTTGGTAAACAAATGTTTAAAATTGTGGGCGTACGGTTTACAAATGTTATGGAATGCCTTATAATGAATGGCATAAATCGGGTGCGCCTACTTGCGC contains these protein-coding regions:
- the hydF gene encoding [FeFe] hydrogenase H-cluster maturation GTPase HydF, which translates into the protein MSGFNETPRANRLHIAFFGKTNAGKSSVINAITGQDIALVSNVAGTTTDPVYKAMELLPVGPVVFIDTAGLDDRTELGRARIKKTDEVTDKTDVAVFVIRCGDTDLGVEREYMRKLEEKKTPVLVAYNMFEENGAQAAAPVGEKSVVVNAKTGEGIDRLKQLIIDNAQESEQPTITGDLAGEGDVVILVMPQDIQAPKGRLILPQVQVTRDLLDNGCRVVSIKTEDLESMLGELKHPPKLVITDSQVFGYVNEHLDKEIPLTSFSMLMAKSKGDIGEFVKGARAIARLKPGDRVLIAESCTHHAQKGDIAREKLPKWLNDYAGGGLVIENTAGHGFLDDLSKYKLVVHCGGCMVNRKNMLSRIEQAKKAGVPITNFGVAIAFLNSMLDRVIW